The following proteins are co-located in the Patescibacteria group bacterium genome:
- a CDS encoding type IV secretion system DNA-binding domain-containing protein: MTASTFFNFVIFYGGLAAAVFIALWFTSLILTRWMNFRRSLELVFLRVLIPKKDSKDDQGHDSEHEQFGSSKEFRKITGIMVHFLENMQTLFSRKLRNRFLGQNFFSLEYAMLDGELNFFVVVPHSVRELIEKQITGFYKDAVIDQVPDYNIFKQGNKSAGTYLILNKSYAEPLLTFQKLESETINPIINAFSKITLEEGAAFQLMLRPVRAGWRQKCRKLADELFTRKKRGFNIPLIGWLFNFIVVIVRGPEHLTGGKDDGIKAQVTQNVQDMVKLIADKSEHVGFDAIIRIVASAPSLPRVKSILRSIRASCEQFNAPSHNSLYFTEYHSSRKIIESFIFRNFKRGAIAWWKMLKRGETAMILGAEEIASIYHFPDIRYNPSTIVKWQDFKVEPAPQNIPKEGLLLGHNTYRGTKRDIRIQRDDRRRHFYVIGKSGTGKSTLLETMIRQDLQNGEGVCVVDPHGDLVEAMLPYIPRSRADDVIYFNPGDLERPMGLNILEGKTPDEREFMAQEALSIFIKMFGEEIMGPRLQHYFRNGCLTLMEDEEEGATLIDLTRLFTDDAWQRYKVSKVKNPVVRSFWTKEMAASGAREKQEIIPYFNSKFGPFITNGLIRNVIGQTKSAFNLREAMDQGKIILCNLSKGKTGELNSQLLGSILVAKIQQAAMSRVDIPEKERRDFYLYVDEFQNFVTDSFASILSEARKYRLNLIVAHQYISQITKSQGGGKGKHEDTEIRDAVFGNVGSMLCFKIGAADAETMAKEFAPVFSQQDLINIANYKACIKLNINNATSRGFTLETIYDPTGRDDEAAEAIRQLSRLKFGRDREFVETEIFKRITT, translated from the coding sequence ATGACTGCTTCCACATTTTTTAATTTCGTCATTTTTTACGGCGGACTCGCCGCTGCGGTATTCATCGCGCTTTGGTTTACTTCGCTTATTTTGACGCGCTGGATGAATTTTCGCCGCTCGCTGGAGCTGGTTTTTCTGCGCGTCTTGATTCCCAAAAAAGATTCGAAAGACGATCAGGGTCATGATTCCGAGCACGAGCAATTCGGCAGCAGCAAGGAATTCCGCAAAATTACCGGAATCATGGTGCATTTTCTCGAAAATATGCAGACGCTTTTTTCGCGGAAATTGCGCAATCGCTTCCTCGGTCAAAACTTTTTTTCGCTCGAATACGCGATGCTGGACGGCGAACTCAATTTTTTCGTCGTCGTGCCACACTCAGTACGCGAGCTGATTGAAAAGCAAATCACCGGTTTTTACAAAGACGCGGTGATTGACCAAGTCCCCGATTACAACATTTTCAAACAAGGCAACAAAAGCGCCGGAACTTATTTGATTCTCAATAAGTCTTACGCTGAGCCGCTGCTCACTTTCCAAAAGCTCGAAAGCGAGACAATCAATCCAATCATCAACGCCTTTTCGAAAATCACACTCGAAGAGGGCGCGGCTTTTCAGCTCATGCTGCGACCGGTGCGCGCGGGCTGGCGTCAAAAATGCCGCAAGCTGGCGGACGAGCTTTTCACGCGCAAAAAACGAGGCTTCAATATTCCGCTCATTGGTTGGCTCTTTAATTTTATCGTTGTCATCGTGCGTGGTCCAGAGCATCTGACTGGTGGCAAAGACGACGGCATCAAAGCGCAGGTGACGCAAAATGTCCAAGACATGGTCAAACTCATCGCTGACAAATCCGAGCATGTCGGCTTCGATGCGATCATCCGCATCGTCGCGAGTGCGCCGAGCCTGCCGCGTGTGAAGTCGATTTTGCGCTCGATTCGTGCCAGCTGTGAGCAATTCAACGCGCCATCCCACAATTCGCTTTATTTCACGGAATACCATTCCAGCCGCAAAATCATCGAATCATTCATCTTCCGCAATTTCAAACGCGGCGCCATCGCCTGGTGGAAAATGCTCAAACGCGGTGAGACGGCGATGATTCTCGGTGCGGAAGAAATCGCGTCGATTTATCATTTCCCAGACATTCGCTACAACCCCAGCACGATCGTAAAGTGGCAGGATTTCAAAGTCGAGCCGGCACCGCAAAACATTCCGAAAGAAGGTCTGCTGCTCGGTCACAACACTTACCGTGGGACGAAAAGAGACATTCGTATTCAGCGCGATGACCGTCGGCGTCATTTTTATGTCATTGGAAAATCCGGTACTGGTAAATCGACTTTGCTCGAGACGATGATTCGGCAGGATCTGCAAAATGGTGAAGGTGTCTGCGTCGTCGATCCACACGGTGATCTCGTCGAGGCGATGCTGCCTTACATTCCCCGCTCGCGTGCGGACGATGTGATTTATTTCAATCCGGGCGATCTCGAGCGACCGATGGGTCTCAATATCCTCGAAGGCAAAACTCCGGACGAGCGCGAATTCATGGCGCAAGAGGCCCTTTCGATTTTTATCAAAATGTTCGGCGAGGAAATCATGGGTCCGCGGCTGCAGCATTATTTCCGCAACGGCTGTCTCACGCTGATGGAAGACGAAGAAGAGGGCGCGACTTTGATTGACCTCACGCGGCTTTTCACTGACGACGCGTGGCAAAGATACAAAGTCAGCAAAGTGAAGAATCCCGTCGTGCGTTCATTTTGGACGAAGGAAATGGCGGCTTCGGGTGCCCGCGAAAAACAAGAAATCATTCCTTACTTCAATTCCAAATTTGGTCCTTTCATCACCAATGGCTTGATTCGCAATGTCATCGGACAGACGAAATCAGCGTTCAATCTGCGCGAAGCGATGGATCAGGGCAAAATCATTCTCTGCAATCTCTCGAAAGGTAAGACGGGCGAGCTGAATTCCCAGCTGCTCGGTTCGATTCTCGTTGCCAAAATTCAGCAAGCGGCGATGTCGCGCGTCGACATTCCGGAAAAAGAACGCCGCGATTTTTACCTCTATGTCGATGAGTTCCAAAATTTCGTCACGGACTCATTCGCCTCGATTCTCTCCGAAGCCCGCAAATACCGCCTGAATTTGATTGTCGCGCATCAGTACATTTCGCAAATCACCAAGTCGCAAGGCGGCGGCAAAGGCAAACACGAAGACACCGAGATTCGCGATGCTGTGTTCGGCAATGTCGGCTCGATGCTCTGCTTCAAGATCGGCGCGGCGGATGCGGAGACGATGGCGAAAGAATTCGCACCGGTTTTCAGCCAGCAGGACTTGATCAATATCGCCAACTACAAAGCTTGTATTAAGCTCAATATCAATAACGCGACGAGCCGTGGCTTCACGCTCGAGACGATTTACGACCCGACTGGTCGTGATGACGAAGCAGCGGAGGCGATTCGCCAACTTTCCAGATTGAAATTCGGACGCGACCGCGAATTCGTCGAGACGGAGATCTTCAAGCGGATTACGACCTAA
- a CDS encoding MBL fold metallo-hydrolase gives MAIAAIFVFTFAHARSGTLELTFLAVGQGDAILIRTPTNEKILIDAGPAGAILAPLAAELNFWERGIDLAILTHPDTDHIAGMVELLKRYKIKRIMLTGVQHETDWYTAILREITRQKIPVILGDAATDLELGGGVRLDLLWPTEILAGKYIEDTNTTSIATRLIFGETAAVMTGDLDAASEKLLIQNTPDLHAEILKLGHHGSRNSSSAEFLAAVAPEIAIVSASADNTFGHPSPEVLAKLPNAEILETSKVSSIKFSSDGKKWTQKN, from the coding sequence GTGGCTATCGCCGCCATTTTCGTTTTTACTTTTGCACATGCCCGAAGTGGCACACTCGAACTCACTTTCCTCGCCGTCGGTCAGGGCGACGCGATTTTGATTCGCACGCCAACGAATGAAAAAATTCTGATCGACGCTGGTCCGGCGGGCGCAATCCTCGCGCCACTCGCCGCCGAGCTAAATTTTTGGGAGCGCGGAATCGATCTCGCTATCCTCACGCATCCCGACACCGACCACATCGCCGGCATGGTGGAGTTGCTGAAACGCTACAAAATCAAGCGAATTATGCTGACTGGCGTGCAGCATGAGACCGATTGGTACACGGCGATTTTGCGCGAAATCACGCGCCAAAAAATTCCCGTCATCCTCGGTGATGCCGCGACTGACCTCGAGCTTGGCGGGGGAGTGCGACTCGATCTTTTATGGCCCACAGAAATTTTGGCGGGAAAATATATCGAAGACACAAACACGACCTCAATCGCGACGCGATTAATTTTCGGCGAGACAGCGGCAGTCATGACAGGTGACCTCGATGCCGCTTCGGAAAAATTGCTAATCCAAAATACGCCCGACTTGCACGCTGAGATTCTGAAGCTCGGTCACCACGGCTCGCGGAATTCCAGCTCGGCAGAATTTCTCGCAGCCGTCGCACCCGAGATCGCCATCGTCTCAGCCAGCGCGGACAACACCTTCGGTCATCCGAGTCCTGAAGTTTTGGCGAAATTGCCGAATGCCGAAATTTTAGAAACTTCAAAAGTCAGCTCAATTAAATTCAGCTCCGATGGGAAGAAGTGGACACAGAAAAACTAA